The following are encoded in a window of Prevotella melaninogenica genomic DNA:
- a CDS encoding dipeptidase — translation MIKKYVEENKDRMLEELFSLIRIPSVSAQPAHKEDMVRCAERWKELLLEAGVDKAEVMPSKGNPMVYAERMVDPNAKTVLVYGHYDVMPAEPFELWKTEPFEPVIKDGHIWARGADDDKGQSFMQAKAFEYLNKNDLLKHNMKFIFEGEEEIGSGSLGPFIEEHKELLACDVILVSDTGLIGPDTPSITTGLRGLSYWQIEVTGPNRDLHSGTFGGAVANPINVLCKLIADVTGPDGKILIPGFYDDVEEASDEERKLVASIPFDEEEYKKSLGVKALFGEEGYSTIERTGYRPTFDVCGIWGGYTGDGAKTVIPSKAYAKLSSRLVPHQNHTKISQLVVDYFNSVAPDYVTVKVEKHHGGHGYVCPIDFPAYKAAERGFEAVFGKRPLPVRIGGSIPIISTFEKLLGVKTVLMGFGLESNAIHSPNENMPVDLWLKGIETIINFHLEYDKEA, via the coding sequence ATGATTAAGAAGTATGTAGAAGAGAATAAAGACAGAATGCTCGAGGAGTTGTTCAGTCTGATACGCATACCAAGCGTAAGTGCACAACCAGCTCATAAGGAGGACATGGTACGCTGTGCTGAGCGTTGGAAGGAACTGCTGCTTGAGGCTGGTGTTGACAAAGCTGAGGTGATGCCATCAAAGGGTAATCCAATGGTTTACGCTGAGAGAATGGTTGACCCTAATGCAAAGACGGTATTGGTTTATGGTCACTATGACGTGATGCCAGCTGAACCTTTCGAACTTTGGAAGACTGAACCATTTGAGCCAGTTATTAAGGATGGTCATATCTGGGCACGTGGTGCTGATGATGATAAGGGTCAGTCATTCATGCAGGCAAAGGCATTTGAGTATCTTAATAAAAATGACTTGTTGAAGCATAATATGAAGTTCATCTTTGAAGGTGAGGAAGAGATTGGCTCTGGTAGCCTCGGTCCATTCATTGAGGAGCATAAAGAACTCTTAGCTTGCGATGTAATCCTCGTTTCTGATACTGGTCTTATCGGTCCTGATACTCCTTCTATCACAACAGGTTTGCGTGGTTTGTCTTACTGGCAGATAGAGGTTACTGGTCCTAATCGTGACCTTCACTCAGGAACTTTCGGTGGTGCAGTGGCTAACCCTATCAATGTCCTTTGTAAGTTGATAGCTGACGTAACTGGTCCTGATGGTAAGATTCTCATTCCTGGCTTCTATGATGATGTTGAGGAGGCTTCTGATGAGGAGCGCAAACTTGTTGCATCAATTCCTTTTGATGAAGAAGAGTATAAGAAGTCTCTCGGTGTGAAGGCACTCTTTGGTGAAGAAGGTTACAGTACTATTGAGCGTACCGGTTATCGTCCAACATTTGATGTATGCGGTATCTGGGGTGGCTACACAGGTGATGGTGCGAAGACCGTTATTCCTTCAAAGGCATATGCAAAGCTTTCTTCACGTCTTGTTCCACATCAGAATCATACAAAGATTAGCCAGTTGGTAGTAGACTATTTCAACAGTGTTGCTCCAGATTATGTTACTGTGAAGGTTGAGAAACATCACGGTGGTCATGGTTATGTCTGTCCTATCGACTTCCCAGCCTATAAAGCAGCTGAACGTGGCTTCGAAGCTGTATTCGGTAAACGTCCACTGCCAGTACGTATCGGTGGTAGTATTCCAATCATTTCTACTTTCGAGAAGTTGCTCGGTGTGAAGACTGTTCTCATGGGCTTCGGCTTGGAGTCAAATGCTATTCACTCTCCGAATGAGAATATGCCAGTAGATCTCTGGTTGAAGGGAATTGAGACAATCATAAACTTCCACCTCGAATACGATAAGGAGGCGTAA
- a CDS encoding polyprenol monophosphomannose synthase has product MTSDSIVIIPTYNEKENIEKIIRAVFRLEKLFHILVIDDGSPDGTAQIVHNLIKTEFSDRLFIIERSGKLGLGTAYITGFKWALEHGYEYIIEMDADFSHDPNDLPRLYAATHDEGYDVAIGSRYVSGVNVVNWPIGRVLMSYFASKYVRAVTGFHVHDTTAGFVCYRRRVLETIPLDMIRFKGYAFQIEMKYTSFKIGFKIKEVPVIFVNRREGTSKMSGGIFSEAFFGVIRLRMDGWFRKYPKIKN; this is encoded by the coding sequence ATGACAAGCGATAGCATTGTAATTATACCGACATACAACGAAAAGGAGAATATAGAGAAGATAATCCGAGCGGTATTCCGATTGGAGAAACTTTTTCACATTCTGGTAATTGACGATGGTAGTCCTGATGGGACGGCACAAATCGTACATAATCTGATTAAGACGGAGTTCTCTGATCGTCTCTTTATCATTGAGCGTTCTGGTAAATTAGGTTTGGGTACAGCCTATATCACAGGTTTCAAGTGGGCTTTAGAACATGGCTACGAATACATTATTGAGATGGATGCTGACTTTAGCCACGACCCTAACGACCTTCCTCGCCTTTATGCTGCAACCCATGACGAAGGTTACGATGTTGCAATTGGTTCACGTTATGTCAGTGGAGTAAACGTTGTAAATTGGCCTATCGGACGTGTATTGATGAGTTACTTTGCCAGCAAGTATGTTCGTGCAGTAACAGGTTTCCACGTGCATGACACGACAGCGGGTTTCGTATGCTATCGTCGTCGTGTTCTTGAGACAATTCCATTAGACATGATTCGTTTTAAGGGGTATGCCTTCCAAATCGAGATGAAGTACACCTCTTTCAAGATTGGTTTCAAGATTAAGGAAGTACCTGTCATCTTCGTAAATCGTCGTGAGGGAACAAGCAAGATGAGCGGTGGCATCTTCTCAGAAGCCTTCTTCGGTGTCATCCGACTCCGTATGGATGGTTGGTTCAGAAAGTATCCTAAGATAAAGAACTAA
- a CDS encoding lysophospholipid acyltransferase family protein: MSNTATQQQRQSSIAMLVITFLYRIYMLFIAFPLFLFASILTALTTTIGCQIGNGHFWGYYPGKWWSWFTIRILFLPVKIEGRENLDPKQSYVFVSNHQGAFDIFLIYGFLGRNFKWMMKKAIRKIPLVGLACEKAHHIYVDKSGASKIKKTYDTARETLREGMSVVVFPEGARSFTGHMGKFRRGAFMLADELQLPVCPLTINGSFDVMPRTKDWHFPVWHRLSLTIHKPIFPKGKGAEFEKQTLNEAYDSVMAGLSPEYQGFVENPDQ, encoded by the coding sequence ATGAGTAATACTGCAACACAACAACAAAGGCAATCCTCAATAGCCATGCTGGTTATTACGTTTTTGTATAGAATTTACATGCTATTCATTGCCTTCCCGCTCTTCCTCTTTGCGTCTATACTAACAGCATTAACAACAACTATTGGCTGTCAAATAGGTAATGGACATTTCTGGGGATACTACCCAGGGAAATGGTGGTCGTGGTTTACCATTCGAATACTCTTTCTTCCTGTAAAGATTGAAGGACGTGAGAATCTTGATCCTAAGCAAAGCTATGTCTTTGTAAGCAATCATCAAGGTGCTTTCGACATCTTTCTGATTTACGGTTTTCTCGGTCGTAATTTCAAGTGGATGATGAAAAAAGCTATCCGTAAGATACCTTTGGTAGGATTAGCATGCGAGAAAGCACATCATATTTATGTGGATAAGAGTGGTGCAAGTAAAATCAAAAAAACATACGACACTGCACGTGAAACCCTTCGTGAAGGAATGTCTGTCGTCGTATTCCCAGAAGGTGCACGTAGTTTTACTGGTCACATGGGTAAGTTCCGTCGTGGAGCTTTCATGTTAGCTGATGAGCTTCAGCTACCAGTATGTCCACTTACCATCAATGGTTCCTTCGACGTTATGCCTCGTACTAAGGACTGGCATTTCCCTGTATGGCATCGACTTAGCCTCACTATTCACAAACCAATCTTCCCAAAAGGAAAAGGTGCTGAATTCGAGAAGCAAACGCTAAATGAAGCATACGATTCTGTTATGGCTGGTCTTTCTCCCGAATACCAAGGTTTCGTAGAGAATCCAGACCAATAA